The DNA region GGTGCCCTACACTGCGCCCATGACTGCCACGCCCGCCGGCCTCACCCCGGACGAATTCCGCCAGACCCTGGGCCGCTTCGCGAGCGGCGTGACCATCGTGACCGCCACGGACGGCACGCAGCGCCGCGGCATGACCGCCAGCGCGTTCGTGTCCGTGAGCCTCCAGCCGCCGCTGATTCTGGTCAGCGTGGACGCCCGCGCGCACATGCACGCCCTGCTGGCCGAGCAGAGCGTCACGCACTTCGGCGTGAACGTGCTGAGCAGCGCGCAGCGGCACCTCAGCGACCATTTCGCCGGCAAGCCCGGCCCCGAGGAACTCGTGCCGTGGTTCGAGCACGAGGGCCTGCCGCTGCTGGGCGGCGCGGTCGCGCAGCTCGTGTGCCGCAAGGATCAGGCCATTCCCGCCGGGGACCACACGCTGTATGTGGGCTTCGTGGAATACGCCCGCTACACCGACGACGATCCGCTGCTGTACTTCCGCGGGCAGTACCACGAACTCGGGTAGCGACCGGCATACTGGGCGGGTGCCCCCCGTCGTCCCACAACTGCTGATCGCGCTGGCGCTCGCTGTCCTGACCTCCGTGATCGGGTACCCGCTCGACATCGGCGGCGGGCGTCACGTGGACGCGCTGGACGCCTTCTTGCTGATGTTCGCGCTGGTGAACCTGCGCGGCGCGTGGGCCACCGCGAATGCTGGCCC from Deinococcus metalli includes:
- a CDS encoding flavin reductase family protein, which produces MTATPAGLTPDEFRQTLGRFASGVTIVTATDGTQRRGMTASAFVSVSLQPPLILVSVDARAHMHALLAEQSVTHFGVNVLSSAQRHLSDHFAGKPGPEELVPWFEHEGLPLLGGAVAQLVCRKDQAIPAGDHTLYVGFVEYARYTDDDPLLYFRGQYHELG